In the [Clostridium] colinum genome, one interval contains:
- a CDS encoding ferric reductase-like transmembrane domain-containing protein — protein MYPVLSLVLALLFVLGLGNQIKKYPKFFYSLSVILVIAIGIYYQFKLKEVFPEWFTHYIVNPFKRGAFSTALFIIVMYTGILNSKWAITKKLYKIRGEISIIACIITLSHNFVYGFTGKKHFITLFTHPQDMKLKYFIAAIISVIMICMMLPLMITSFQNVRKKMKYHTWKNIQRMAYPFFALIYIHTMVLFGTKASEKTLEIALYSVIFIGYGILRVAKALRSKSTVNVNNKKIYYAS, from the coding sequence TTTCACTTGTATTAGCTTTACTTTTCGTTTTAGGTTTAGGTAATCAAATAAAAAAATATCCAAAATTCTTTTATTCATTATCTGTAATTTTAGTAATTGCTATTGGTATTTACTATCAGTTTAAATTAAAGGAAGTATTTCCAGAATGGTTTACACATTATATTGTAAATCCTTTTAAACGAGGAGCATTTTCTACTGCTTTATTTATTATAGTTATGTATACTGGAATATTAAATTCAAAATGGGCTATAACTAAAAAATTGTATAAAATTCGTGGAGAAATTTCTATAATAGCTTGTATTATTACTTTAAGTCATAATTTTGTTTATGGATTTACAGGTAAAAAACATTTTATAACTTTATTTACACATCCACAAGATATGAAATTAAAATATTTTATTGCTGCTATTATTAGTGTAATAATGATTTGTATGATGCTTCCTTTAATGATTACTTCTTTTCAAAATGTAAGGAAAAAGATGAAATATCATACATGGAAAAATATACAAAGAATGGCATACCCATTTTTTGCCCTTATATATATTCATACTATGGTTTTATTTGGAACAAAAGCATCTGAAAAAACACTTGAGATAGCTTTATATTCAGTTATTTTTATAGGCTATGGTATTTTAAGAGTTGCAAAAGCATTAAGGAGCAAATCAACCGTAAATGTTAATAATAAAAAAATATATTATGCATCTTAA